CGCGGTTACGTGTCCTGCGTGCTCGGCTGCCCTTATGAAGGCGAGGTCGCCCCGGAACAAGTGGCCATGGTGTCCCGCGAGTTGTACGCGATGGGCTGCTACGAAGTGTCGTTGGGCGACACCATCGGTACCGGCACCGCGGGCGCCACCCGCAGTCTGTTCGAAGTGGTCTCGAAACAGGTGCCGAGAGAAAAACTCGCCGGCCACTTCCACGACACCTACGGCCAGGCCATGGCCAACATCTACGCCAGTCTGCTGGAAGGCATCGCGGTGTTCGACAGCTCGATCGCCGGCCTCGGCGGCTGCCCGTATGCCAAAGGCGCCAGCGGTAACGTCGCCACCGAAGACGTGGTGTACCTGCTCAACGGCCTGGGCATCGAGACCGGTATCGACCTCGACGCCTTGATTGCCGCCGGCCAGCAGATCAGTGCCGTGCTGGGTCGCCCGACCGGTTCGCGCGTGGCCAAGGCTCGTAGCGCACAGTGAGGGCGAAGGTGTTACCGCTGTGTCCGAAACGTGGGCATAGGCGAGTAACACGGAAACAAATTGTCTGGTTTTGCCTGAAGGAAAAATCCTTCAAAAATCTCAAGCCTTTGATTTGCAAGGGTTTTTAAAAGTTGGCACGGCTTCTGCTATCTCTATGGCATAACAAGAATAAAAAGCAGCAAACCAATAAAAATAAGACGTACCGACTCTGACATAACAAAAACAACACGGCAGAGACGCAGCTAACAGATTTTTTTGGAGAAGGTGTGCTTTTCAGGGTATTCCTCGGAATGACCCGCAACCGGGCAGAGAACAATAAAACTACCTTCAGGTAGCTCCCGAATCGGTTGGATCGCCTAGCGAGAAAGCAGATCAGCGCTCAAAAAAATACGTTTGCTCTTGACCCCGGATGGGGGTCGCCAAACACAGCGGTAAAGGGCCACGGTTGCCAAAAACAACAACAGACCGACCCTCAATAATAAAAAAGAGCACGCGACGACAAAATTAAAGGGGAGCTTCGGCTCCCCTTTGTGCTGTCTGGCGTTCTGAAATTGTCTGCGACGGATCTCCTCGCCCATCTCGATCTTCCTGCAAGCGCTCACTCGGCAAGATCTCAGTGAGGCAATTGATCTTGTGCCTCAACATCCAGCTTCCCCACATACAAGTAACCCCAACAAAAACACATAGGGTTCACGGCTATCGCTGTGTGTAAACGCGACGGCGCACGGGCGTTTAAAGTACACGAACCGTTACGCCATAAGGGCTACAACACCTTGCGTCGTTGCCTACGCGTACGCCAGAATCCGCCGGCTTACGCGGCTATGGGGTGGGCTATATCGTTTCCCTGTCACTGAAAAACAGTGATCGGGTTTGGTAGCCCGTCTGTAATAGCTGTATGGCAACACCGTATGCAGTCCCTTTTTGGGGCTCTGTTTTATGGTGGTCATGCGTGGGGCTCATTCGTGAGCGCCGGGTTCCTATTGCAGCCGGTCTACCAACCCGCGTATGGCCGCCACCCATCGTTTGGTAGCGTGGGTGATGGCTCCTTAAGGTCTGCGATAGGAGTTACACGTATGTTCAAAGCCACACCAAACCCGCCAGAAACCGATTCAATCCCCTACGACGCCGCCCTCGAAGCCGAAAACATAAAAACGGCCACCGAGCGGGCGATCAATCATTACCTCGATCCTGGGGCGCAGAAGACGTCCAAGCCATCGCGCAAGCCGGGCAGGATCTATCTGGTCAATCCAACGGTGGATGACGAAACGCTACTGGTCGAAGCGTGCGAAACGCTATCGTCGGCCAGTGACATGGCCCGGGATCTCGGTAACACCGTCGATCCGTCACAGCGCAAGGCGATGCAGATACTGCAGCAGGTCATCATGCTGAGTGAGCTGCTGGTCAATCGTGTGCTGGATAACCATCACGTCTCGCGGTAGTTGCCGCCTCGGTGAGGGGCTTGTCCCCTCACTGCCAGGCAGCCGTCTACACAAATCCTCAAGCGACTCTTGTCCGGAGTTCCAGCTGATGTCCACGACCGTCATTCCACCGTTAGAAGATCCGGTGTCCCCGTACGAATTTCCCGATTCAAGAAAACTCCACGACGCCGCCGAACGCGCCCTCGACTATTACTTGACCCCCGCAGCCAAGATCATGGCCACGCCCTACACCCCAAACGACATGTTCAGGGTCAACCCGCAAACCGACACGGAATCCTTGCTGGCCAACGCCTGCGAATCCCTGGCATCAGCCACGGTCATGCTCGGTGACTTTGCCGGCCTGCTGGAAGGGCCGAACCGCAAGACCCTGTTGGGCATTGCGCAAGTGGTGATGTTGGGGGAATTGGCAGTGAATCAGGCGTTGGAAAATGTAGAAGTAAAACAATAAGCGCTGCTTTCGAAGCCAGGGCCCGCGCCTTGGCTTCGAAGGTTCTGATCGATATAGAAAGTTGAAACTGTGTCAGCCCTCGTTGCTACGCAACTCCTCAATACTGATCTCACGCATCCGGAATTTCTGGATCTTGCCCGTTACCGTCATCGGAAACTCCTCGACGAACTTGAAATGACGCGGCGTCTTGAAGTGGGCGATACGCTCCTTGCACCACGCTTGCAGCTCTTGTTCGGTGGCGCTGTGGCCGGGATGGAATTTGATCCAGGCGACGATTTCCTCGCCGTAACGCGAGCAGGGAATGCCGATCACCTGCACGTCCGCCACCGCCGGGTGGGTGAAGAAGAACTCTTCCAGTTCGCGCGGGTAAATGTTTTCGCCGCCACGGATGATCATGTCCTTGTTACGGCCGGCGATACAGACGTAACCCTCGTCATTCATGCTCGCCAGGTCGCCGGTGTGCATCCAGCCTGCCGCGTCGATGGCTTCGGCGGTGGCCTGCGGGTTGTTCCAGTAGCCGAGCATCACGCTGTAGCCACGGGTGCACAGCTCGCCGATGGTGCCGCGTGGCACTGGATTGCCGGCCTCGTCGATGATTTTGCTTTCGAGTTGCGGCTGGGTGCGGCCGACGGTGGTGACGCGCAGTTCCAGTTCGTCGGATGGGCCGGTCTGCAGCGAGACCGGGCTGGTTTCGGTCATGCCGTAGGCGATCTGCACTTCGCTCATGTGCATTTCGCTGATGACCCGGCGCATCACCTCGATCGGGCAAGTGGCGCCGGCCATGATTCCGGTGCGCAGGGTCGACAGGTCGAACTCGGCGCGTTGTGGCTGATCGAGCATGGCGATGAACATGGTTGGTACGCCGTACAACGCGGTGGCCTTTTCTTCGGCGACGGTGCTCAGGGTCAGCAGCGGATCGAAGGCATCGTTGGGATAAATCATCGTGCTGCCGTGGGTGACGCAGCCCAGGTTGCCCATGACCATGCCGAAGCAGTGATACAGCGGCACCGGGATCACCAGGCGATCGGCGGCGGTCAGGCCGAGGCTTTCGCCGACCATGTAACCGTTGTTGAGGATGTTGTAATGACTGAGGGTCGCGCCCTTGGGGAAACCGGTGGTGCCGGAGGTGTACTGGATGTTGACGGGCTGATCGAAGTGCAGGCTGTCGCTGCGTTCACGCAATTGTTCTGGAGAGACACTGGCGGCCAGATCTGCCAGTTGCGACCACGGGAGAAAACCCGAAGGCGGCTGCGGATCGAGGCTGATCAGACCGCGCAGTTCCGGCAAGCGCTCGCTGCGCAGTTCGCCGATGGATTGCTCGGCCAGTTCCGGCAGCAAGCCTTGCAGCATGCCGTGGTAGTTCGAAGATTTAAAGGCACCGGCGCAGACCAGCCATTGGCAGCCAGATTGCTTGAGCACGTATTCGAGTTCGGAGCTGCGATAGGCCGGGTTGATGTTGACCAGAATCACGCCGAGCTTCGCGGTGGCGAACTGAGTGATGCACCACTGCGCACAGTTCGGCGCCCAGATGCCGAGCCGGTCGCCGGCCTGCAAACCCAACGCCAGCAGGGCTCTGGCATGCACGTCCACCGCGTCGGCCAGTTGCCGCCAGGTGTAACGCAGCTGCTGATGGCGCACCACCAGCGCCTCCCCGTCCGGGTACTGCGCGACGGTCTCGTCGAACTTCTGCCCGATGGTCATCGCCAACAAGGCTTTGTCCTGGGAACCACGGGTGTAGCTGCGCTGCGGGTTTGTACTGGGTTGATCCATGACGACCCCTATTGTCTTTATTAGTGGGTGTTGGACGGGAGCCATATGAGCTCCGACCATTCAGAACTGGCCCTACTCTCGCTCAAGTTGACGTTAACGTAAAGGGTGATTGACAGCCTTTCGTCACAGGCTTACGTTAACGTAAAGGTGAGAGCCAAACCGCCGCCCTCCCCGCCCTACAAAAAAGCCAAAAGGTGACCCATGAGCTACCCATCCCTGAACTTTGCCCTCGGCGAAACCATCGACATGTTGCGCGATCAGGTTCAGTCCTTTGTCGCCAAAGAGATCGCCCCGCGTGCCGCGCAGATCGACAGCGACAACCTGTTCCCGGCCGATCTGTGGCGCAAGTTCGGTGACATGGGCCTGCTCGGCATTACCGTGCCGGAAGAGTACGGCGGTGCTGGCCTGGGGTACCTGGCGCACGTGGTGGCGATGGAAGAAATCAGCCGTGGCTCCGCTTCTGTGGCTTTGTCCTACGGCGCCCACTCCAATCTCTGCGTGAACCAGATCAACCGCAACGGCAACCACGAACAGAAAGCCAAATACCTGCCGAAGCTGATCAGCGGCGAACACGTCGGCGCTCTGGCCATGAGCGAGCCGAACGCCGGTTCCGACGTGGTCTCGATGAAACTGCGCGCCGATAAACGCGGCGACCGTTTCGTGCTCAACGGCAGCAAGACCTGGATCACCAACGGCCCC
This genomic window from Pseudomonas kribbensis contains:
- a CDS encoding DUF6124 family protein produces the protein MSTTVIPPLEDPVSPYEFPDSRKLHDAAERALDYYLTPAAKIMATPYTPNDMFRVNPQTDTESLLANACESLASATVMLGDFAGLLEGPNRKTLLGIAQVVMLGELAVNQALENVEVKQ
- a CDS encoding DUF6124 family protein, with the protein product MFKATPNPPETDSIPYDAALEAENIKTATERAINHYLDPGAQKTSKPSRKPGRIYLVNPTVDDETLLVEACETLSSASDMARDLGNTVDPSQRKAMQILQQVIMLSELLVNRVLDNHHVSR
- a CDS encoding hydroxymethylglutaryl-CoA lyase, whose translation is MSLPSQVRLIEVGPRDGLQNEAQPISVADKVQLVDALSAAGLGYIEVGSFVSPKWVPQMAGSADVFAQIQRKPGVTYGALAPNLRGFEDALAAGVKEVAVFAAASEAFSQRNINCSISESLARFAPIMESAKQHGVTVRGYVSCVLGCPYEGEVAPEQVAMVSRELYAMGCYEVSLGDTIGTGTAGATRSLFEVVSKQVPREKLAGHFHDTYGQAMANIYASLLEGIAVFDSSIAGLGGCPYAKGASGNVATEDVVYLLNGLGIETGIDLDALIAAGQQISAVLGRPTGSRVAKARSAQ
- a CDS encoding AMP-binding protein, which encodes MDQPSTNPQRSYTRGSQDKALLAMTIGQKFDETVAQYPDGEALVVRHQQLRYTWRQLADAVDVHARALLALGLQAGDRLGIWAPNCAQWCITQFATAKLGVILVNINPAYRSSELEYVLKQSGCQWLVCAGAFKSSNYHGMLQGLLPELAEQSIGELRSERLPELRGLISLDPQPPSGFLPWSQLADLAASVSPEQLRERSDSLHFDQPVNIQYTSGTTGFPKGATLSHYNILNNGYMVGESLGLTAADRLVIPVPLYHCFGMVMGNLGCVTHGSTMIYPNDAFDPLLTLSTVAEEKATALYGVPTMFIAMLDQPQRAEFDLSTLRTGIMAGATCPIEVMRRVISEMHMSEVQIAYGMTETSPVSLQTGPSDELELRVTTVGRTQPQLESKIIDEAGNPVPRGTIGELCTRGYSVMLGYWNNPQATAEAIDAAGWMHTGDLASMNDEGYVCIAGRNKDMIIRGGENIYPRELEEFFFTHPAVADVQVIGIPCSRYGEEIVAWIKFHPGHSATEQELQAWCKERIAHFKTPRHFKFVEEFPMTVTGKIQKFRMREISIEELRSNEG